One Capsicum annuum cultivar UCD-10X-F1 unplaced genomic scaffold, UCD10Xv1.1 ctg78057, whole genome shotgun sequence genomic window carries:
- the LOC124894877 gene encoding uncharacterized mitochondrial protein AtMg00810-like, with protein sequence MGFQKRPYEPTLFVKIGENGKMLIACLYVDDLIFMGNNKGMFSYFKRSMMNEFKMSDLGRIHYFLGLEVVQSNDGIFVSQKKYAREILNRFKMQHFNPTNIPVEFGLKLTKAGRGKKTDSTFYKQIVGSLMYLTSTILDIMYAISLVSGYMECPTAMHLLAAKRILRYLQETKDFRIFYEKGEKADLIGFTDCDYAEDQDSIKSTSGYVFMLGTGAVSWSSKKQTIVTLSSTEAEFVAATACAC encoded by the coding sequence atgggttttcaaaagcGTCCATATGAGCCTACACTTTTTGTGAAAATTGGGGAGAATGGGAAAATGCTCATTGcgtgtttgtatgtggatgatctCATCTTTATGGGGAATAATAAAGGCatgttttcttatttcaagaGGTCTATGATGAATGAATTTAAGATGTCTGATCTTGGTAGGATTCATTACTTTCTTGGTTTAGAAGTAGTGCAATCTAATGATGGTATATTTGTTTCCCAAAAGAAGTACGCGCGAGAAATTTTAAATAGGTTTAAGATGCAACATTTCAATCCAACCAACATTCCAGTTGAGTTTGGCTTGAAACTAACCAAAGCTGGGAGGGGAAAGAAGACGGATAGTACTTTTTACAAGCAAATTGTGGGTAGTTTAATGTACCTAACTTCTACAATACTAGACATCATGTATGCTATTAGTCTCGTCAGTGGATATATGGAGTGCCCAACTGCAATGCATCTCTTAGCTGCGAAGAGAATTCTTCGTTACTTACAGGAAACCAAGGATTTTAGAATTTTCTACGAGAAGGGAGAAAAGGCAGATTTGATTGGCTTTACTGATTGCGATTATGCAGAAGATCAAGATAGTATAAAGAGCACTTCAGGTTATGTATTTATGCTAGGCACAGGGGCTGTATCGTGGTCCTCCAAAAAGCAAACAATCGTCACATTATCAAGTACAGAAGCTGAATTTGTAGCTGCTACAGCTTGTGCTTGTTAA